The Pseudomonas fluorescens nucleotide sequence TATGGCGCGGCGCAGACCGACTGATCAGCCGTCCTTCTGGCGCAGCAGCAACGACGCCAGGGCGCAGGCGGCCAGGGCCAGGCAGGACAGGTAGAAGGCATCCGAATAGGCCATCAGGTAGGCCTGCTGGCGCACACTGTGGTCGATCAGGTCCAGCGTCTGCACCACTGCCGGCGACTGCACATCCACCAGCCCGCCCGGCAGGCGCTGCTGCACGGCGCCATCGAACATCGTCAAGCCCTCGCCGATACGCTCGGAATGAAAGCGCTCACGCTGGGACACCAGTTGCGTGAGCAAGGCCGTGCCCACTGCGCCACCGAGGTTGCGCAGCATCGAGATCAGCGCCGAGGCGGAGCCTGCCTGGGCCTTGTCCAGGCCTTTGACCGCCAGCACCGAGAGCGCCACCATGATCAGTGGCTGGCCGATGCCGCGGACCACGGTCGAGGGGATGATCACGTTGGCGGCGGCATCATCCGACAGGTGTGCCCCCAGCCAGCACCCCAGGGCCATGATCGCAAAGCCACTGGCCACCAGCAGTTTGGCGTTGAGCCAGCGCATCAGCCGTGGCAGCAACGGCGCCAGCAGCAATTGAACCAGGCCATAGGCAATCAGGCTGACACCGATCTCGCGGGCGTTGTAGCCCTGTACCAGCGACAGGTAGTTGGGCACCAGAAACACCAGGCCGAAGGTCGCCGCGCCGAACACCGCCATGGCCAGGCTGGCAACGCCGAAGTTGTAACTGGCCAGCAGCCGCAGATTGATGAACGGCCGGTCGCCCCACAGCTGGCGCTGGATGAACAGCGCCAGGGCAAAACCGGCCACCAGGCTGAAGCCGACAATGAACGAGGAGTCGAACCACTCCTTGCGCCCGCCCTCTTCCAGCACGATCTGCAAGGCCCCCAGGCCCAGGGCCATGGCGGCGATGCCCAGCCAGTCGGCCTGGCGCAACTTGCGTC carries:
- a CDS encoding MDR family MFS transporter, producing MAVEDKVSLRAWVAVIGGLFGCFMAGMNVHVTSAALPEIEGALGASFEEGSWISTAYLVAEITMIPLTAWLVQVFSLRRVMLVGSVVFLLSSVSCALAPSLQAMIAIRVIQGASGAVLIPLSMQLIITELPASKIPLGMALFSLSNSVAQAAGPSIGGWLTDAYSWRWIFLLQLLPGIALIAAVAWSIGAKEGDRRKLRQADWLGIAAMALGLGALQIVLEEGGRKEWFDSSFIVGFSLVAGFALALFIQRQLWGDRPFINLRLLASYNFGVASLAMAVFGAATFGLVFLVPNYLSLVQGYNAREIGVSLIAYGLVQLLLAPLLPRLMRWLNAKLLVASGFAIMALGCWLGAHLSDDAAANVIIPSTVVRGIGQPLIMVALSVLAVKGLDKAQAGSASALISMLRNLGGAVGTALLTQLVSQRERFHSERIGEGLTMFDGAVQQRLPGGLVDVQSPAVVQTLDLIDHSVRQQAYLMAYSDAFYLSCLALAACALASLLLRQKDG